In a single window of the Sediminicoccus sp. KRV36 genome:
- a CDS encoding dihydroneopterin aldolase, which produces MSAPPPRVRKVFVRGLELQARLGVFPHEKVGPQRIRMHIELDVVDESAAIGIGPDNLERVVDYGHLVHAARAAVALGHVLLVETLAETVAEIALRDPRVLHASVSIEKPDAFADTDCVGVTVERQRG; this is translated from the coding sequence ATGAGCGCGCCCCCTCCCCGCGTGCGAAAAGTCTTTGTCCGCGGCCTGGAGTTGCAGGCACGGCTGGGCGTCTTTCCGCATGAAAAAGTCGGCCCGCAGCGGATCCGCATGCATATCGAGCTCGATGTGGTGGATGAGAGTGCCGCGATCGGCATCGGCCCGGATAACCTGGAACGCGTGGTGGATTACGGGCACCTGGTCCATGCCGCCCGCGCCGCCGTGGCCCTGGGGCATGTGCTGCTGGTCGAAACCCTGGCCGAGACCGTGGCCGAGATCGCCCTGCGTGACCCCCGAGTCCTGCATGCCAGCGTCTCGATCGAGAAACCCGATGCCTTTGCCGATACGGATTGCGTCGGCGTCACGGTTGAGCGACAGCGCGGATAA
- the hpnI gene encoding bacteriohopanetetrol glucosamine biosynthesis glycosyltransferase HpnI, with protein sequence MGFTRAILPRRGLPRDSATVTLYFAFLPILLALAGAVQALFARRALRALAGTPPPPVPALPASLLKPLHGAEPGLADNLAACLAQRHAAPFEVVFGAADPADAALPLAAAAMAPSSTPARIISGGALLGANRKVSQLVHLAAVAQHPALVISDADMRCPPTWLTAVTAPLADPAVGLVTCLYRGEPADDGLCSRLAALGIDWHFLPNAALGEALGQAQGCYGATMALRRDTLTQIGGFEPLLPLLADDHALGEAVRAAGLRVIVSPVIPAHVMSEKSFITLWQHELRWARTVRMLKPGGFLGLAFTHPVAWALLALALWPDALTLGVLGLTCAARLALAQGVDAALGVPGAWRRWAWLPLRDLLSAAIWAAALWPGSVVWGAHRYRLGADGRMVETTRTP encoded by the coding sequence ATGGGTTTCACGCGTGCGATACTACCGCGCCGCGGCCTGCCGCGCGATAGTGCGACGGTGACGTTGTATTTCGCATTTCTGCCCATCCTCCTCGCCTTGGCGGGTGCGGTGCAGGCGCTGTTCGCCCGGCGCGCGCTGCGCGCCCTGGCAGGCACGCCCCCCCCGCCCGTCCCGGCCCTGCCGGCCAGCCTGCTCAAGCCCCTGCACGGGGCGGAACCGGGCCTGGCGGACAACCTCGCCGCCTGTCTGGCACAGCGGCATGCAGCACCCTTCGAGGTCGTATTCGGCGCGGCCGATCCCGCCGATGCGGCCCTGCCCCTGGCCGCCGCCGCCATGGCCCCAAGCAGCACGCCGGCGCGCATCATTTCGGGCGGGGCCTTGCTCGGGGCCAATCGCAAGGTGTCCCAGTTGGTGCATCTGGCGGCCGTGGCGCAGCATCCGGCGCTGGTCATCAGCGATGCCGATATGCGCTGCCCGCCCACCTGGCTGACCGCCGTGACGGCGCCGCTGGCCGACCCGGCGGTCGGCCTGGTCACCTGCCTCTACCGGGGTGAGCCGGCGGATGATGGGCTTTGCTCGCGCCTCGCGGCACTCGGCATTGATTGGCATTTCCTGCCCAATGCCGCCCTGGGCGAAGCGCTGGGCCAGGCCCAGGGCTGCTACGGCGCAACCATGGCCCTGCGGCGGGACACGCTGACCCAGATCGGCGGCTTCGAGCCGCTGTTGCCCCTGCTGGCCGATGACCACGCGCTGGGCGAGGCCGTGCGGGCCGCCGGGCTACGCGTCATCGTCTCGCCGGTGATTCCGGCCCATGTCATGAGCGAGAAATCCTTCATAACGCTCTGGCAACATGAACTTCGCTGGGCGCGAACGGTGCGGATGCTCAAGCCCGGCGGCTTTCTGGGCCTGGCCTTCACGCATCCCGTGGCCTGGGCGCTGCTGGCGCTGGCCTTGTGGCCTGACGCGCTGACGCTGGGTGTGCTCGGCCTCACCTGTGCGGCGCGGCTTGCCCTGGCGCAGGGCGTGGATGCGGCCCTTGGCGTGCCGGGCGCTTGGCGCCGCTGGGCCTGGCTGCCCCTGCGCGACCTGCTCTCCGCCGCGATCTGGGCCGCGGCGCTCTGGCCTGGCAGCGTTGTCTGGGGCGCGCATCGCTACCGGCTTGGCGCCGATGGCCGAATGGTGGAAACCACCCGCACCCCATGA
- a CDS encoding SDR family oxidoreductase: protein MLLPIRQDIPRRALVTGGAKRLGRAICLALADAGFDIAIHFNSSAAEAQALAREITARGRRSVTLQADLMHEAEVATLIPRAVEALGPLGVLVNNASTFDRDEWDDATRASWDHHMEPNLRAPFLLMQGFAAGLPAPYHGVIINMLDQRVMSLTPHFVTYTVSKAGLWALTQQMALALAPRIRVNGIGPGPALPSPRQSQAQFDRQCASVPLARGTSPEEIGAAVMALLGLSSVTGQIINLDGGQHLQWAPAGHATPEE from the coding sequence ATCTTGCTCCCCATCCGCCAGGATATCCCCCGCCGCGCCCTGGTCACGGGCGGCGCGAAGCGGCTGGGCCGCGCCATCTGCCTGGCGCTGGCCGATGCCGGCTTTGACATCGCCATCCATTTCAACAGCTCCGCTGCCGAAGCCCAAGCCCTGGCGCGCGAGATCACGGCGCGCGGCCGGCGCAGCGTGACCCTCCAGGCGGATCTGATGCATGAGGCGGAGGTGGCCACGCTCATTCCCCGCGCCGTGGAGGCGCTCGGCCCACTCGGTGTGCTGGTCAACAATGCCAGCACCTTCGACCGTGACGAGTGGGATGATGCCACTCGCGCCAGTTGGGACCATCATATGGAGCCCAACCTGCGCGCGCCCTTCCTGCTGATGCAGGGCTTCGCGGCCGGCCTGCCCGCGCCGTATCACGGGGTGATCATCAACATGCTGGACCAGCGCGTCATGTCGCTGACACCGCATTTCGTGACCTATACCGTCTCCAAGGCCGGGCTTTGGGCACTGACCCAGCAAATGGCGCTGGCGCTGGCGCCGCGTATCCGGGTCAACGGCATTGGCCCGGGCCCTGCTTTGCCCAGCCCGCGCCAGAGCCAGGCCCAGTTCGACCGGCAATGCGCCTCAGTGCCCTTGGCGCGTGGCACCTCGCCGGAGGAGATCGGCGCGGCGGTCATGGCTTTGCTCGGGCTATCCTCGGTGACGGGGCAAATCATCAACCTGGATGGCGGCCAGCATCTGCAATGGGCGCCGGCGGGCCACGCCACGCCGGAGGAATGA
- a CDS encoding PaaI family thioesterase translates to MSNPIPTPAEVEAMLLRGPYHQWLGLKVLAVGEGTIEIKATWREEWVVNPDRRYTHGGILAALVDLTADWALVSSTGRGVPTIDMRVDYHRAAMPGDLTCKGKVVRLGGQFSVAEASVFDGDGKLCASGRGVYLTPAPAPKS, encoded by the coding sequence ATGAGCAACCCGATCCCCACCCCGGCCGAAGTGGAGGCCATGCTGCTGCGCGGCCCCTATCACCAGTGGCTCGGCCTCAAGGTGCTGGCCGTCGGCGAAGGCACCATCGAAATCAAGGCGACCTGGCGTGAGGAATGGGTGGTGAACCCGGACCGGCGCTACACCCATGGCGGCATCCTCGCGGCCCTTGTGGATCTCACGGCCGATTGGGCGCTGGTGTCCTCGACCGGCCGCGGCGTGCCGACGATTGACATGCGCGTGGACTACCACCGCGCCGCCATGCCGGGGGATCTGACCTGCAAGGGCAAGGTCGTCCGGCTCGGCGGGCAATTCTCGGTGGCCGAGGCCTCGGTGTTTGACGGCGATGGCAAGCTCTGCGCCTCGGGCCGCGGCGTCTATCTCACGCCAGCCCCAGCCCCCAAGAGCTGA
- the hpnK gene encoding hopanoid biosynthesis-associated protein HpnK, translated as MKRLIFTADDLGLAPETNAGIERAHREGVLTAASLMVGEAGFEEGLRVARANPGLAVGLHLTLTDGVPVLPAAQIPGLTQKNGRFRDDMAGLGLLLALSPMARAELAAEVAAQIERFTATGLVCDHVNAHKHYHLHPLIAAALMQAAAGAGVRCIRLPWEPGSLVRAVDAASPGQAEWALKPWCATLRKRALNWNLLAPERVLGLAWSGHFGVDRLLGILPLLPDGVTELYFHPATQGGFAGSAPGYAYAEELAALCDPRVAEALAGIPRGGYAAMLLPKPLPPLS; from the coding sequence ATGAAACGCCTGATCTTCACCGCCGATGACCTCGGCCTCGCCCCCGAGACCAATGCGGGTATCGAACGCGCCCATCGCGAGGGCGTGCTGACCGCTGCCAGCCTGATGGTGGGCGAGGCGGGCTTCGAGGAGGGGCTGCGCGTCGCCCGCGCCAATCCGGGCCTGGCTGTGGGCCTGCACCTGACCCTCACCGATGGCGTGCCCGTGCTGCCGGCCGCGCAAATCCCGGGGCTGACCCAGAAGAATGGCCGCTTTCGCGATGACATGGCCGGCCTTGGGCTGCTGCTGGCGCTCTCGCCCATGGCCCGCGCCGAGCTGGCGGCCGAGGTCGCGGCCCAGATCGAGCGCTTCACCGCCACGGGCCTCGTCTGTGACCATGTGAATGCCCATAAGCATTACCACCTCCATCCGCTGATCGCGGCCGCGCTGATGCAGGCGGCGGCCGGGGCCGGCGTGCGGTGCATCCGCCTGCCATGGGAGCCGGGTTCGCTGGTCCGCGCGGTGGATGCGGCAAGCCCCGGCCAGGCGGAATGGGCGCTGAAGCCCTGGTGCGCCACGCTGCGCAAGCGCGCCCTCAACTGGAACCTGCTGGCGCCGGAGCGTGTCCTGGGCCTCGCCTGGTCGGGCCATTTCGGCGTGGACCGGCTGCTCGGCATCCTGCCCTTGCTGCCCGATGGCGTGACGGAGCTGTATTTCCACCCGGCCACCCAGGGTGGCTTTGCCGGCAGCGCGCCTGGCTATGCCTATGCCGAGGAGCTGGCCGCCCTCTGCGACCCCCGAGTGGCGGAGGCCCTGGCCGGCATTCCGCGCGGTGGCTATGCGGCCATGCTCTTGCCGAAACCGCTCCCCCCCCTCAGTTGA
- a CDS encoding zinc-binding dehydrogenase produces MASTMRALVLREHGDLDKLQVVEDHPMPTADAGHVVIRVGASSFNYHDVFTVKGMPGIKVPMPVVIGLDMAGTITEIGEGVAGWSVGDRVLVNPLNKKKGLMGEMLDGGMAEYCRVAADQLIRMPDGVSFEQAASLPVAYGTAHRMIITHNTIKPGDKVLILGASGGVGTGCVILAKQLGAHVIACAGSAAKCEALLAMGADEAINYNEVDFSKWAVEKYGKPQRRNYEGGVDVVINFTGGNTWGPTLRCVKRGGKILVCGATAGHDPKEDLRYVWSFELQIIGSNSFYDDNLAALMEMIQDGRIKPVLDEVLPLDRAAEGLALIRDRKVLGKVVVTP; encoded by the coding sequence ATGGCTTCGACAATGCGCGCCCTCGTGCTGCGCGAACACGGTGATCTCGATAAGCTGCAGGTGGTGGAGGACCACCCGATGCCGACGGCCGATGCCGGCCATGTCGTCATCCGCGTCGGTGCATCCTCCTTCAATTACCATGATGTCTTCACCGTGAAGGGCATGCCGGGCATCAAGGTGCCCATGCCGGTGGTCATCGGCCTCGACATGGCCGGCACCATCACCGAAATCGGCGAGGGTGTGGCCGGCTGGTCGGTCGGGGACCGCGTGCTGGTCAATCCGCTGAACAAGAAAAAGGGCCTGATGGGCGAAATGCTCGATGGCGGCATGGCGGAATATTGCCGCGTGGCGGCGGACCAGCTGATCCGCATGCCGGATGGCGTCTCCTTCGAGCAGGCGGCTTCGTTGCCCGTGGCCTATGGCACGGCGCACCGGATGATCATCACGCACAACACCATCAAGCCTGGCGACAAGGTGCTGATCCTGGGCGCCTCGGGCGGGGTGGGCACGGGCTGCGTGATCCTCGCCAAGCAATTGGGCGCCCATGTCATCGCCTGCGCCGGCAGTGCCGCCAAATGCGAAGCGCTGCTCGCCATGGGGGCGGATGAGGCGATCAACTACAATGAGGTGGATTTCTCGAAATGGGCGGTCGAGAAATACGGCAAGCCGCAGCGCCGCAATTACGAAGGTGGGGTGGATGTCGTCATCAACTTCACCGGCGGCAACACCTGGGGCCCGACGCTGCGCTGCGTGAAGCGCGGCGGCAAGATCCTCGTCTGCGGGGCCACGGCGGGGCATGATCCGAAGGAGGATCTGCGCTACGTCTGGTCCTTCGAGTTGCAGATCATCGGCTCCAACTCCTTCTACGATGACAACCTCGCAGCACTCATGGAGATGATCCAGGATGGCCGCATCAAGCCCGTGCTGGATGAGGTTTTGCCTCTCGATCGCGCGGCGGAGGGGCTGGCGCTGATCCGTGACCGAAAAGTGCTCGGCAAGGTGGTGGTGACGCCATGA
- a CDS encoding class I adenylate-forming enzyme family protein, protein MAFSARNLGDLAPPGLDPAKPAFIFRAAGQRAVISHGDFDAMADAAARGLLRRGLVRGQRIGLLAANSIAFMALLCGAQRAGLVPVPVNWRFPAETIAYVLDNAGVALVAYDAPRAGQLPAGVARLSLDGAEWDAFLDPGPFETRLPEAAEPGLFLYTSGSTGRPKGVVLSHQSHLWIVEQRLLGTALRDEVFLIAAPLYHMNGLALAQLALAAGATTVLLPQFREADYIEAIGAERCTWLTAVPPMFAMLLRETALLARTDTSSVRSIRLGSAPVSEALADAILRAFPTARLINAYGTTEAGPVVFGPHPEGKPTPRLSVGYAHPGVELRLRAPDGRLGDEGVLEQRTPGVMNGYHARPDLKPPITEDGFYVTGDVMRRDADGFFFVVGRADDMFISGGENIFPGQVEAVLERHPGVEQAAVLPLPDEIKGTKPVAFVVPRAGWASDEAALKAFTLEHAPAYMHPRRIWFLPSLPLMGTNKVDKTRLREIAMEHGAPRNI, encoded by the coding sequence ATGGCGTTTTCCGCGCGCAACCTCGGTGACCTGGCACCACCGGGGCTGGACCCGGCCAAGCCCGCCTTCATCTTCCGGGCGGCCGGGCAGCGCGCGGTCATCAGCCATGGCGATTTCGATGCGATGGCCGATGCGGCGGCACGCGGGCTGCTGCGCCGTGGCCTGGTGCGCGGGCAGCGGATTGGGCTGCTGGCGGCCAACTCCATCGCCTTTATGGCCTTGCTCTGCGGCGCCCAGCGGGCTGGCCTCGTGCCGGTGCCGGTGAATTGGCGCTTCCCGGCCGAGACCATCGCCTATGTGCTGGACAATGCCGGCGTGGCGCTCGTCGCATATGACGCGCCTCGCGCGGGGCAATTGCCGGCGGGCGTCGCGCGGCTCTCGCTCGATGGCGCGGAGTGGGACGCCTTCCTTGACCCCGGCCCCTTCGAAACCCGGCTGCCCGAGGCGGCGGAGCCGGGGCTTTTCCTCTACACCTCCGGCAGCACGGGCCGGCCCAAGGGCGTTGTGCTCTCGCACCAGTCGCATCTCTGGATCGTCGAGCAACGGCTCCTGGGGACCGCGTTGCGCGACGAGGTCTTCCTGATCGCCGCCCCCCTATATCACATGAACGGCCTGGCCCTGGCGCAGCTGGCCCTGGCCGCCGGCGCCACCACCGTGCTGCTGCCGCAGTTCCGTGAGGCCGACTACATCGAGGCCATCGGCGCCGAGCGTTGCACCTGGCTGACCGCCGTGCCGCCCATGTTCGCCATGCTGCTGCGCGAGACGGCGCTGCTGGCGCGGACCGACACCTCCAGCGTGCGCTCCATCCGCCTGGGCTCCGCTCCGGTGAGCGAGGCGCTGGCCGATGCCATCCTGCGCGCCTTCCCCACCGCGCGCCTCATCAACGCCTATGGCACGACCGAGGCCGGCCCCGTGGTGTTCGGCCCGCATCCTGAGGGCAAGCCCACACCGAGGCTTTCCGTCGGATACGCCCATCCCGGGGTCGAGCTGCGTCTGCGCGCGCCCGATGGCAGGCTGGGCGATGAGGGCGTGCTGGAACAGCGCACCCCGGGCGTCATGAACGGCTATCACGCGCGCCCCGACCTCAAGCCGCCCATCACCGAGGACGGCTTCTACGTGACCGGCGATGTGATGCGCCGCGATGCGGATGGCTTCTTCTTCGTCGTCGGCCGCGCCGATGACATGTTCATCTCAGGCGGCGAGAACATCTTCCCCGGCCAGGTCGAAGCCGTGCTGGAGCGCCACCCGGGCGTGGAACAGGCCGCCGTCCTGCCGCTGCCCGATGAGATCAAGGGCACCAAGCCCGTCGCCTTCGTGGTGCCGCGCGCCGGATGGGCGAGCGACGAGGCGGCCCTGAAAGCCTTCACGCTGGAGCACGCGCCAGCCTACATGCATCCGCGCCGCATCTGGTTCCTGCCCAGCCTGCCACTCATGGGCACGAACAAGGTGGACAAGACGCGACTGAGGGAAATCGCCATGGAACACGGAGCACCGCGCAACATCTGA
- a CDS encoding TonB-dependent receptor: MLAFLLLLPHLAAAQVAEIEDVVVNSTRQTTARESIPASTGASTTTLDRAAIERMPQGSAASLNQILLQAPGVVQEAQGDLHVRGDHRNLQYRINGVTLPEAISGFGQMFDARALRSVSLLTGALPAQFGYRTAGIVDLQLRSGATDPGGSIGIYGGSFGQVQPAAAYGAAIGPFEYFLTGNVLQSQRGFENPTRDRDAINNDTQQIRGLMNLGYQVDDFTRISFIGATNQSRYQVPNVPGQPAQFTAFGQDSFDSAALRARQWQRSSFGVLAVQHSRDTWDLQVAGFARQTSLNYLPDLVGEMVFNGAAAETRKRNLSAGLQADAVWRVAPAHTIRAGLFASRDVTQNISNSTVLPLNGAGVPQDAPFTIQERGRIHGQLYGVYVQDEWRLTERLTANFGARFDAMRQQVDATQLSPRANLVWRVTDSTTFAIGYARYFTPPPSELLTAPALFRYGNTTLAPEVPLASAPRPERTNYFNIGLRQRIGEGLNLGVDGFYRDVKDMQDLGQFGSAYIFSPYNYRVGRVFGMELTASYRQGPWLTYGNLTLSRSEGRGLVSNQYFWSAAELAQVESKFVRTDHDQLITGSAGVSWQGWDGGTLSSTLVYGSGMRRGFANSQSVTPYATINIGVAQEFTLAEGGRWTARLDLLNLTDRSYQLRDGTGIGVGAPQYGLRRGIFAGLSRAL; encoded by the coding sequence GTGTTGGCGTTTCTGCTGCTGCTCCCGCATCTCGCGGCCGCGCAAGTCGCGGAGATCGAGGATGTGGTCGTCAATTCCACCCGCCAGACCACGGCGCGCGAAAGCATCCCCGCCTCCACCGGCGCCAGCACGACGACGCTGGATCGCGCCGCGATCGAACGCATGCCCCAGGGCAGCGCCGCATCGCTCAACCAGATCCTGCTCCAGGCCCCCGGCGTCGTGCAGGAAGCGCAAGGGGACCTGCATGTGCGCGGCGACCATCGCAACCTGCAATATCGCATCAATGGCGTGACCCTGCCCGAGGCGATCAGCGGCTTTGGCCAGATGTTCGATGCGCGGGCCCTGCGCTCCGTCTCGCTGCTGACGGGCGCGCTGCCTGCCCAATTCGGCTATCGCACGGCGGGCATCGTGGATCTGCAACTGCGCTCGGGCGCCACCGATCCGGGTGGCAGCATCGGCATCTATGGCGGCAGCTTCGGCCAGGTCCAGCCGGCTGCGGCCTATGGCGCGGCCATCGGCCCCTTCGAGTATTTCCTCACCGGCAATGTCCTGCAAAGCCAGCGCGGCTTCGAGAACCCGACGCGCGACCGGGACGCCATCAACAATGACACGCAGCAAATTCGCGGCCTGATGAACCTCGGCTACCAGGTGGATGACTTCACGCGGATCAGCTTCATCGGCGCCACCAACCAGTCGCGCTACCAGGTGCCCAATGTGCCGGGCCAGCCCGCGCAATTCACCGCCTTCGGCCAGGATAGCTTCGACAGCGCGGCCCTTCGCGCGCGCCAGTGGCAGCGTTCCAGCTTCGGCGTGCTGGCCGTGCAGCACAGCCGCGACACATGGGACCTGCAGGTGGCGGGCTTCGCGCGGCAGACCTCGTTGAACTACCTGCCTGACCTGGTGGGAGAGATGGTGTTCAACGGTGCCGCGGCCGAGACGCGCAAGCGCAACCTCTCGGCCGGCTTGCAGGCCGATGCGGTGTGGCGCGTGGCGCCGGCCCACACCATCCGCGCGGGCCTCTTTGCCTCGCGCGATGTCACGCAGAATATCAGCAACTCGACCGTGCTGCCGCTCAACGGCGCGGGTGTGCCGCAGGACGCGCCCTTCACCATCCAGGAGCGCGGCCGCATCCATGGCCAGCTCTACGGCGTCTATGTGCAGGATGAATGGCGCCTGACGGAGCGGCTGACGGCCAATTTCGGCGCCCGCTTCGATGCGATGCGACAGCAGGTGGATGCCACCCAGCTCAGCCCGCGCGCCAACCTCGTCTGGCGGGTGACGGACAGCACCACCTTCGCCATCGGCTATGCGCGCTACTTCACGCCCCCCCCTTCGGAATTGCTGACCGCCCCTGCCCTCTTCCGCTATGGCAATACGACCCTGGCGCCCGAGGTTCCGTTGGCCAGCGCGCCACGGCCCGAGCGCACCAACTACTTCAATATCGGCCTGCGCCAGCGCATCGGCGAGGGGCTCAACCTCGGCGTGGATGGCTTCTACCGTGACGTGAAGGACATGCAGGATCTCGGCCAGTTCGGCAGCGCCTACATCTTCTCGCCCTATAATTACCGCGTCGGCCGCGTCTTCGGCATGGAACTGACGGCAAGCTACCGGCAGGGCCCCTGGCTGACCTATGGCAACCTCACCCTCTCCCGCTCGGAAGGGCGTGGGCTGGTCTCCAACCAGTATTTCTGGAGTGCCGCGGAGCTGGCGCAGGTGGAGAGCAAATTCGTACGCACCGATCACGATCAGCTCATCACCGGCTCGGCCGGCGTCAGCTGGCAGGGTTGGGATGGTGGCACGCTGTCCAGCACGCTGGTCTATGGCAGCGGCATGCGGCGCGGCTTCGCCAACAGCCAGTCCGTGACGCCCTATGCGACCATCAATATCGGCGTCGCACAGGAATTCACGTTGGCGGAGGGCGGGCGCTGGACCGCGCGGCTGGACCTGCTGAACCTGACCGACCGCAGCTATCAATTGCGCGATGGCACGGGGATCGGCGTCGGCGCGCCGCAATATGGCTTGCGGCGCGGCATCTTCGCGGGGCTCAGCCGCGCCCTGTGA
- a CDS encoding VacJ family lipoprotein, producing the protein MKPILSLALLAGLLAGCATGGAPGSSPGGDPSDPFEASNRSVLEFNTSLDDNVLRPAAEAYRDNIPAPMRAGLRNFLRNLNEPVIFANNILQLRLLDAGHTLMRFYINSTAGGLGIFDLATPAGIERRTGDFGQTLHAWGVPDGPYLMLPLLGPTTVRDAVGDGVDALGSPVGLLTSATMSAVTAQLFGVGRGALGGLDLRAENIDTLDALRGESLDYYSRLRSVVRQRRDAELGRSSAEGEGLTTLDDPGAGAAPSVSLSVPVVAVAPPAGNAARTDPAWARQVLEAARP; encoded by the coding sequence GTGAAACCCATCCTTTCCCTGGCGCTTCTGGCTGGGCTGCTGGCCGGCTGCGCCACCGGCGGCGCCCCTGGCAGTTCCCCTGGCGGCGATCCCAGTGACCCCTTCGAGGCCAGCAACCGCTCGGTTCTGGAATTCAACACATCGCTGGATGACAACGTGCTGCGCCCGGCGGCCGAGGCCTATCGGGACAATATCCCCGCACCGATGCGCGCCGGGCTGCGCAACTTCCTGCGCAACCTGAATGAGCCGGTGATCTTCGCCAACAACATCCTGCAGCTGCGCCTGCTGGATGCGGGGCATACGCTGATGCGCTTCTACATCAACAGCACCGCCGGCGGGCTTGGGATCTTCGACCTCGCAACCCCTGCCGGGATCGAGCGCCGGACCGGTGATTTCGGCCAGACGCTGCATGCCTGGGGCGTGCCCGATGGCCCCTATCTGATGCTGCCGCTGCTGGGGCCGACCACGGTGCGCGATGCGGTGGGCGATGGCGTGGACGCGCTGGGCAGCCCGGTCGGCCTGCTGACCAGCGCCACCATGTCGGCCGTGACGGCGCAATTATTCGGCGTGGGGCGAGGCGCGCTGGGTGGGCTCGATCTCAGGGCCGAGAATATCGACACGCTGGACGCGCTGCGCGGCGAAAGCCTGGACTATTACTCCCGCCTGCGCAGCGTGGTGCGCCAGCGCCGTGATGCCGAGTTGGGCCGCAGCAGCGCCGAGGGCGAGGGACTGACCACGCTGGATGATCCAGGGGCGGGGGCAGCACCTTCGGTCAGCCTTTCGGTGCCTGTGGTCGCGGTGGCACCCCCGGCCGGAAATGCCGCGCGGACAGACCCGGCCTGGGCGCGCCAGGTGCTGGAGGCAGCGCGGCCCTGA